A single genomic interval of Bradyrhizobium japonicum USDA 6 harbors:
- a CDS encoding enoyl-CoA hydratase, with translation MNDMVLQKLEGGLLTITMNRPERKNALNPDMVAGLVEAARRAADDPEVRAVLFKGAGGSFCVGGDVKSMAAGRAPLPFEVKMANLRRGMEVSRILHQMPKPVVAQLDGAAAGAGLSMALSCDLRIASESCKITTAFAKVGFSGDYGGTYFLTQLLGSARARELYLMSPVLTAKEAHAIGMVTKVVPDAEIDAAAHELALSLAQGPSIALGFIKRNINNAEHLALEDCFDGEAIHHTRCSDTEDHKEAAKAFVEKRKPTFRGT, from the coding sequence ATGAACGACATGGTCCTGCAAAAGCTCGAAGGCGGGCTGCTCACCATCACGATGAACCGCCCGGAGCGGAAGAACGCGCTCAACCCCGACATGGTCGCAGGGCTGGTCGAGGCCGCGCGGCGCGCGGCCGACGATCCCGAGGTGCGCGCGGTGCTGTTCAAGGGCGCAGGCGGCTCGTTCTGCGTCGGCGGCGACGTCAAGTCGATGGCGGCAGGCCGTGCGCCGCTGCCGTTCGAAGTGAAAATGGCGAACCTGCGCCGCGGCATGGAGGTCTCGCGCATCCTGCACCAGATGCCGAAGCCCGTGGTGGCGCAGCTCGACGGCGCGGCCGCCGGCGCCGGCCTTTCCATGGCGCTGTCCTGCGACCTGCGCATCGCGAGCGAATCCTGCAAGATCACGACCGCCTTCGCCAAGGTCGGCTTCTCCGGCGATTATGGCGGCACATATTTCCTGACGCAGCTGCTCGGCAGCGCGCGGGCGCGCGAGCTCTATCTGATGTCGCCGGTGCTGACCGCGAAGGAGGCGCATGCGATCGGGATGGTGACGAAGGTGGTGCCCGACGCCGAGATCGATGCCGCCGCGCACGAGCTCGCGCTGTCGCTGGCGCAGGGCCCATCGATCGCGCTCGGCTTCATCAAGCGCAACATCAACAACGCCGAGCATCTGGCGCTGGAAGATTGCTTCGACGGCGAGGCGATCCATCACACCCGTTGCAGCGACACCGAGGATCACAAGGAAGCCGCGAAGGCCTTCGTCGAAAAGCGAAAGCCGACCTTCAGGGGCACATGA
- a CDS encoding ABC transporter substrate-binding protein: MKHILSGIFAAAFALSASAAAQAQDKPPLKIGGILDMSSLYADITGPGSETAAKMAVEDFGGEVLGRKIQVLAADHLNKADLSANIARDMLDNQGVEMIYDVAASATALAAGEIAKARNKIIMFNGPGSIRLTNEACGPYTIHYVFDTYGQANVTGLAAVKSGLDSWFFLTADYAFGQDLEKDTSAVVTKTGGKVLGAVRHPLNTSDFSSFLLQAQASKAKVIGLANAGGDTVNAIKQAAEFGITKGGQKVSPLLAFVSDIDSIGLETAQGLLLAEAFYWDLNDDTRAFSKRFMERTKRVPTSAQAGVYSSVMHYLKAVKAAGTTDSAAVIKVMKETPINDFFAKNGKIREDGRMIHDMYLFEVKKPSESKGRWDDYKLLATVPGNEAFQSLEQSRCPLVKK; the protein is encoded by the coding sequence ATGAAGCATATTCTGTCGGGCATTTTTGCCGCAGCGTTCGCCCTGAGTGCGAGCGCCGCCGCGCAGGCCCAGGACAAGCCGCCGCTGAAGATCGGCGGCATCCTCGACATGTCGAGCCTCTATGCCGACATCACCGGTCCCGGCAGCGAGACCGCGGCTAAGATGGCCGTCGAAGATTTTGGCGGCGAGGTGCTGGGACGCAAGATCCAGGTGCTGGCGGCCGACCATCTCAACAAGGCTGACCTGTCCGCCAACATCGCCCGCGACATGCTCGACAACCAGGGCGTCGAGATGATCTACGACGTCGCGGCCTCGGCCACTGCGCTCGCCGCCGGCGAGATCGCGAAAGCGCGCAACAAGATCATCATGTTCAACGGCCCGGGCTCGATCCGTCTCACCAACGAGGCCTGCGGTCCCTACACCATCCACTACGTGTTCGACACTTACGGCCAGGCCAACGTGACCGGTCTTGCCGCGGTGAAGTCCGGCCTCGACAGCTGGTTCTTCCTCACCGCCGACTACGCCTTCGGCCAGGACCTGGAGAAGGACACCAGCGCCGTCGTCACCAAGACCGGCGGCAAGGTGCTCGGCGCCGTGCGCCATCCGCTCAACACGTCGGATTTCTCGTCGTTCCTGCTCCAGGCTCAAGCGTCCAAAGCCAAGGTGATTGGCCTTGCCAACGCCGGCGGCGATACCGTCAACGCCATCAAGCAGGCGGCCGAGTTCGGCATCACCAAGGGCGGCCAGAAGGTCTCGCCGCTGCTCGCCTTCGTCTCCGACATCGATTCGATCGGGCTGGAGACCGCGCAGGGCCTGCTGCTCGCCGAAGCGTTCTACTGGGACCTCAACGACGATACGCGCGCGTTCTCGAAGCGATTCATGGAGCGCACCAAGCGGGTGCCGACCTCGGCGCAGGCCGGCGTCTATTCGTCCGTCATGCATTACCTGAAGGCCGTGAAGGCCGCGGGCACGACCGACTCGGCCGCGGTCATCAAGGTGATGAAGGAGACGCCGATCAACGACTTCTTCGCCAAGAACGGCAAGATCCGCGAGGACGGTCGCATGATCCACGACATGTACCTGTTCGAGGTCAAGAAGCCGTCGGAGTCCAAGGGCCGCTGGGACGACTACAAGCTGCTCGCCACCGTGCCCGGCAACGAGGCGTTCCAGTCGCTGGAGCAGTCGCGCTGCCCGCTGGTGAAGAAATAG
- a CDS encoding thermonuclease family protein, whose protein sequence is MTERDEASSRDATLELRLALNATSPGNVTRLFHFIVAFLLAAAHTAFAAPCQFETQGEGRVAAMVDARSVRLDDGREVRLTGIEPTATTKQALTSLLVGRDVSLRSADDTPDRYGRQAAFIFAGDGGISVQAVLLAQGDALVSAEIADKDCAAALMAAETEARRQKKGNWADPSAIKNAESPDDILAGIGRFMVVEGKVLSVRQAGAMTYLNFGRNWTRGFAVTISKRTQPAFENAGIALKSLENRRIRVRGWVEGNTGPRIDVRLAGQVELLGANEPTGVRP, encoded by the coding sequence ATGACGGAGCGTGACGAAGCCTCTTCGCGAGACGCTACGCTTGAGTTAAGACTGGCACTCAACGCAACCTCTCCGGGCAACGTGACACGACTGTTTCACTTCATCGTCGCATTTCTTCTCGCCGCGGCTCACACTGCGTTCGCCGCCCCGTGCCAATTCGAGACTCAAGGCGAGGGCCGCGTCGCGGCGATGGTCGACGCCCGCAGCGTGCGTCTCGATGACGGCCGCGAAGTGCGCCTCACCGGAATCGAACCGACCGCGACGACGAAGCAGGCACTGACCTCGCTGCTCGTCGGGCGCGACGTGAGTCTGCGGAGCGCGGACGACACGCCCGACCGCTACGGCCGCCAAGCTGCGTTCATATTTGCCGGCGACGGCGGCATCTCCGTGCAGGCAGTGCTGCTCGCCCAGGGCGACGCCCTCGTCTCCGCCGAGATCGCGGACAAGGACTGCGCGGCGGCCCTGATGGCGGCGGAGACCGAGGCACGGCGCCAAAAAAAGGGCAACTGGGCTGACCCGTCGGCCATAAAAAACGCGGAAAGTCCGGACGATATTTTGGCGGGGATCGGGCGCTTTATGGTGGTCGAGGGCAAAGTCCTGTCGGTCCGGCAAGCTGGGGCAATGACGTACCTCAACTTCGGACGAAACTGGACACGCGGCTTTGCCGTGACTATTTCAAAGCGCACGCAACCCGCGTTCGAAAACGCCGGGATTGCTCTTAAGTCCCTGGAAAATCGACGCATTCGCGTCCGCGGCTGGGTCGAGGGGAATACAGGGCCACGCATCGATGTGCGCCTTGCGGGGCAGGTCGAGTTGCTGGGCGCAAACGAGCCGACTGGGGTAAGGCCCTAA
- a CDS encoding IS5-like element ISBj2 family transposase (programmed frameshift) — translation MRAGLFWLNDRQWARIEPHLPRGLTGPDRDDDRRIVSGIIHMLQSGARWRDCPREYGPYTTIYNRFNRWAKRGRWCAIFEALAKPGEDGVVLSLDSTSIKAHRCASGGKGGSTNQAIGRSRGGRTTKIHALSDPLCRPVVLHLTPGQDADIAAAPDVLALAPPMSVLLADKGYDGDKLRGAIIRRGAKPVIPNKSNRVVIHRFNKRAYKGRNVIERCFCRLKDFRRIATRYDKLARNFLAAVHLAALVAYWLN, via the exons ATGCGCGCTGGTTTGTTTTGGCTGAACGACAGGCAATGGGCGCGTATCGAACCGCATCTGCCGAGGGGACTGACGGGGCCGGATCGGGACGACGACCGACGCATCGTCAGCGGCATCATTCACATGCTGCAATCGGGTGCACGATGGCGTGATTGTCCACGTGAATACGGCCCTTACACGACGATCTACAATCGCTTCAATCGCTGGGCCAAGCGAGGACGATGGTGCGCAATCTTCGAAGCGCTGGCCAAGCCTGGCGAAGACGGCGTCGTACTGTCGCTCGACTCGACCTCGATTAAAGCTCACCGGTGTGCCTCCGGCGGAAAAGGGGGGAGCACAA ATCAAGCAATCGGCCGCTCGCGCGGAGGCCGCACGACAAAAATCCATGCGCTGAGCGATCCGCTCTGCCGGCCGGTCGTCCTGCATCTGACTCCAGGCCAAGATGCCGATATCGCTGCGGCTCCCGATGTCCTGGCGCTCGCGCCACCCATGAGCGTGCTCCTCGCCGACAAAGGGTATGATGGCGACAAGCTTCGCGGCGCAATCATTCGTCGTGGCGCCAAGCCCGTAATCCCCAATAAATCTAACCGTGTCGTCATCCATCGCTTCAACAAACGCGCCTACAAAGGACGAAATGTCATCGAACGCTGCTTTTGCAGGCTCAAGGACTTCCGGCGCATCGCCACGCGATATGACAAGCTCGCCCGTAATTTTTTGGCCGCTGTTCATCTCGCCGCTCTCGTCGCATATTGGCTCAATTGA
- a CDS encoding M48 family metalloprotease, giving the protein MNRFQTAAAPPTVAMPRPKPAVAQTPATEKEHERILASYGGTYDDPRLESLVSKTVDRLVAASDRPDQGYKVTILNSGAVNAFALPNGQLYVTRGLLALASDTSELSSVLSHEMAHVLSKHAAMREDQARQAAIVTRVVTDMSNDPDLTALALAKTKLTMASFSRNQEFEADAIGVGLSAKAHFDPYGAARFLSAMERNAELKVGKTSLDPRAQDFTSSHPATPERVQNAQTIARQYAAPEGAERDRETYLAAIDNLVYGEDPSEGFVRGRRFLHPKLGFTFQAPDNFTLDNTAQAVIGVRDGGSQAMRFDVVRVPAEQSLGDYLNSGWMEGVEKASTEDITINGFPAASATAKGDQWQFKVYALRFGSDVYRFIFATRQKSTESERNARETVNSFRRLTLDEIQAARPLRIKVITVQPGDTVESLSHRMAGVDHPAERFRVLNGLDRNAQVKVRDRVKVVAD; this is encoded by the coding sequence ATGAACCGGTTCCAGACCGCAGCGGCCCCGCCGACGGTCGCGATGCCCAGGCCGAAGCCGGCGGTCGCGCAGACCCCCGCCACCGAAAAGGAGCACGAGCGCATCCTGGCGAGCTATGGCGGGACCTATGACGACCCCAGGCTCGAATCGCTCGTCAGCAAGACCGTCGACCGGCTCGTCGCGGCGTCCGACCGCCCCGACCAGGGCTACAAGGTCACCATCCTCAATTCCGGCGCCGTGAACGCGTTCGCGCTGCCGAACGGCCAGCTCTATGTCACCCGCGGCCTGCTCGCGCTCGCCAGCGACACCTCGGAATTGTCCTCCGTGCTCAGCCACGAGATGGCGCATGTGCTGTCCAAGCACGCCGCGATGCGCGAAGACCAGGCGCGCCAGGCCGCGATCGTCACCCGCGTCGTCACCGACATGAGCAACGATCCCGATCTCACCGCGCTTGCGCTGGCCAAGACCAAGCTCACCATGGCGAGCTTTTCGCGCAACCAGGAGTTCGAAGCCGACGCCATCGGCGTCGGCCTTTCCGCCAAGGCCCATTTCGACCCCTATGGTGCCGCCCGCTTCCTCTCGGCGATGGAGCGCAATGCCGAGCTCAAGGTCGGCAAGACCTCGCTCGATCCGCGCGCGCAGGATTTCACCTCGTCGCATCCGGCCACCCCCGAGCGGGTGCAGAATGCGCAGACCATCGCACGGCAATATGCGGCGCCCGAGGGCGCCGAGCGCGACCGCGAGACCTACCTCGCCGCGATCGACAACCTCGTCTATGGCGAGGACCCCAGCGAAGGTTTTGTCCGCGGCCGGCGCTTCCTGCACCCGAAACTCGGCTTCACCTTCCAGGCGCCGGACAATTTCACGCTCGACAACACCGCGCAGGCGGTGATCGGCGTGCGCGACGGCGGCTCGCAGGCGATGCGCTTCGACGTCGTGCGGGTGCCGGCCGAGCAGTCGCTCGGCGATTACCTGAATTCCGGCTGGATGGAGGGCGTCGAGAAGGCCTCCACCGAAGACATCACCATCAACGGTTTTCCGGCTGCGTCCGCCACCGCCAAGGGCGATCAGTGGCAATTCAAGGTCTATGCGTTGCGCTTCGGCAGCGACGTCTATCGCTTCATCTTCGCGACACGGCAGAAATCGACCGAGAGCGAGCGCAACGCGCGCGAGACCGTCAATTCATTCCGCCGCCTGACGCTCGACGAGATCCAGGCCGCGCGGCCCCTGCGCATCAAGGTCATCACCGTGCAGCCCGGCGACACCGTGGAATCGCTCTCCCACCGCATGGCCGGCGTCGATCATCCCGCCGAGCGCTTCCGCGTGCTCAACGGGCTCGATCGCAACGCCCAGGTGAAGGTACGGGATCGCGTGAAGGTCGTGGCGGATTGA
- a CDS encoding c-type cytochrome translates to MNVRSNPVQQQSFASLVLTVSLVLTIVAIVFSTGLAHATGNVARGQTLYKGCADCHSINENAVGPMHKGVVGRKAGSVPGYDYSADLKNSGIVWTEDNLDKWLAGPQAMVPETKMFFDVPDAQDRADIIAFLKEKAR, encoded by the coding sequence ATGAACGTCCGGTCCAATCCCGTCCAACAGCAAAGTTTTGCAAGCCTAGTCCTCACCGTAAGCCTGGTCCTCACCATCGTCGCGATCGTTTTCTCGACGGGGCTTGCCCACGCCACCGGCAACGTCGCGCGCGGCCAAACGCTCTACAAGGGCTGCGCAGATTGTCACTCCATCAATGAGAACGCTGTCGGCCCGATGCACAAGGGCGTGGTCGGTCGCAAGGCGGGCAGCGTGCCCGGCTATGACTATTCGGCCGATCTGAAGAACTCAGGGATCGTCTGGACCGAGGACAATCTCGACAAATGGCTGGCCGGACCGCAGGCCATGGTGCCGGAAACCAAGATGTTTTTCGACGTCCCGGACGCCCAGGATCGTGCTGATATCATCGCGTTTCTGAAGGAAAAGGCGCGGTAG
- a CDS encoding MFS transporter, producing MATAQTPAMADIHSGEHGHDQASPGEIAIGVIIGRTSEFFDFFVYAIASVIVFPRLVFPFTSELTGTLYSFMIFALAFVARPIGTVIFMTVDREYGKTAKLVSALFLLGTATVALAFLPGYHDIGVAAIWLLALARIAQGLAWGGAWDGLASLLALNAPASKRGWYAMVPQLGAPLGLIVASALFAYFAGNLSADDFFDWGWRYPFFVAFAINVVALFARLRMVTTEEYASLFENRDLQPSRISETVAREGHNIMLGAFAPLASFALFHMVTVFPLSWVFLFTRESPVRFLIIEIVAAVFGVAAIVASGIIADRVGRKSLLMGSAIAIAIYSGFAPQLLDAGAFGETIYMVIGFILLGLSFGQSSGAIASNFRQAYRYTASALTSDMAWLFGAGFAPLVALLLATNLGVIASGAYLLSGAFWTLLALWLSGQREAGDMDAGA from the coding sequence ATGGCGACGGCACAGACCCCCGCAATGGCAGATATCCACTCGGGCGAGCACGGCCACGACCAGGCCAGTCCCGGCGAGATCGCCATCGGCGTTATCATCGGCCGCACCTCGGAATTCTTCGACTTCTTCGTCTATGCGATCGCCTCGGTGATCGTATTTCCGCGCCTCGTGTTCCCGTTCACCAGCGAGCTGACCGGCACCCTCTATTCCTTCATGATCTTCGCGCTGGCCTTCGTGGCCCGGCCGATCGGAACCGTCATTTTCATGACGGTCGATCGCGAGTACGGCAAAACCGCCAAGCTGGTCTCGGCGCTGTTCTTGCTCGGCACCGCCACCGTCGCGCTCGCGTTCCTGCCCGGCTATCACGACATCGGCGTTGCGGCGATCTGGCTGCTGGCGCTGGCGCGTATCGCGCAGGGTCTGGCCTGGGGCGGCGCCTGGGACGGTCTGGCTTCGCTGCTGGCGTTGAATGCGCCGGCTTCGAAGCGGGGCTGGTACGCCATGGTGCCGCAACTCGGCGCTCCGCTCGGGCTGATCGTGGCGAGCGCGCTGTTCGCCTATTTCGCCGGCAACCTGTCGGCCGACGACTTCTTCGACTGGGGCTGGCGCTATCCGTTCTTCGTTGCCTTCGCCATCAACGTCGTGGCGCTGTTCGCGCGCCTGCGCATGGTGACGACGGAAGAATATGCCTCGCTGTTCGAAAATCGCGATCTCCAGCCCTCGCGCATTTCCGAAACTGTCGCACGCGAAGGCCACAACATCATGCTCGGCGCGTTTGCGCCGCTCGCAAGCTTCGCGCTGTTCCACATGGTCACGGTGTTTCCGCTGTCCTGGGTGTTCCTGTTCACCCGCGAAAGCCCGGTGCGCTTCCTGATCATCGAAATCGTCGCCGCCGTGTTCGGCGTCGCGGCGATCGTCGCCTCCGGCATCATCGCCGACCGCGTCGGCCGCAAATCGCTGCTGATGGGATCGGCCATTGCGATCGCGATCTACAGCGGTTTTGCTCCGCAGCTGCTCGATGCCGGCGCGTTCGGTGAGACCATCTACATGGTGATCGGTTTCATCCTGCTGGGTCTCTCCTTCGGCCAGTCCTCTGGCGCGATCGCCTCGAACTTCCGGCAGGCGTACCGCTACACGGCTTCCGCGCTGACCTCGGATATGGCCTGGCTGTTCGGTGCCGGCTTCGCGCCGTTGGTCGCGCTTCTGCTCGCCACCAATCTCGGCGTCATCGCGTCGGGTGCCTATCTGCTGTCAGGCGCGTTCTGGACGCTGCTCGCACTCTGGCTCAGCGGCCAGCGCGAGGCGGGCGATATGGACGCGGGCGCTTAA
- the cyoA gene encoding ubiquinol oxidase subunit II: MSRLKILALLPLAAALSGCNYVVLAPAGDIAAQQRDLVIISTVLMLLIVVPVMALTVLFAWRYRQSNTSARYEPDWDHSTKLELVIWSAPLLIIICLGALTWMGTHLLDPYRTLGRIHADRALDQSKAPLEVDVVALDWKWLFIYPDYGIATVNDLAAPVDRPINFRITASSVMNSFYIPALAGQIYAMPGMETKLHAVVNHAGTYKGFSANYSGAGFSGMHFNFQGLDDKGFDAWIASAKSAGGSLGRAEYLQLEKPSQNEPVRRWGTIDSDLYRLILNMCVETGKMCQSEMMAIDAKGGNGHEGLNNTLPLAYDKYARRGSALGPEPTFVAGTCTPDAPQGKTTASITAPTDTAPLLGAGLKRPTFTPLKSSSFFLGQRPKSDS, encoded by the coding sequence GTGTCCCGTCTCAAGATCCTGGCGCTACTACCTCTGGCAGCTGCGCTCAGTGGCTGCAACTACGTCGTGCTGGCACCTGCCGGCGATATCGCAGCGCAACAGCGCGACCTCGTCATCATCTCCACCGTCCTGATGCTCCTGATCGTCGTCCCCGTGATGGCGCTGACAGTGCTGTTCGCCTGGCGCTACCGCCAGTCCAACACCTCGGCCCGCTATGAGCCGGATTGGGACCACTCGACCAAGCTCGAGCTGGTGATCTGGTCGGCGCCGCTGCTGATCATCATCTGCCTGGGCGCGCTGACCTGGATGGGCACGCATCTGCTCGACCCCTACCGCACGCTCGGCCGCATCCATGCCGACCGCGCCCTCGACCAGTCCAAGGCCCCGCTTGAGGTCGATGTCGTCGCGCTCGACTGGAAGTGGCTCTTCATCTATCCGGACTACGGTATCGCCACCGTCAACGACCTGGCGGCTCCGGTCGATCGTCCGATCAACTTCCGCATCACCGCGTCTTCGGTGATGAACTCGTTCTACATCCCCGCACTCGCCGGCCAGATCTACGCGATGCCGGGCATGGAGACGAAGCTCCACGCCGTGGTGAACCACGCCGGCACCTACAAGGGCTTTTCGGCCAACTACAGCGGCGCCGGTTTCTCCGGCATGCACTTCAACTTCCAGGGCCTCGACGACAAGGGCTTTGACGCCTGGATCGCCAGCGCCAAGTCCGCCGGCGGCTCGCTCGGCCGCGCCGAATATCTCCAGTTGGAGAAGCCCAGCCAGAACGAGCCGGTCCGCCGCTGGGGCACCATCGATTCCGATCTCTACCGCCTGATCCTCAACATGTGCGTCGAGACCGGCAAGATGTGCCAGAGCGAGATGATGGCGATCGACGCCAAGGGCGGCAACGGCCATGAGGGCCTGAACAACACCCTGCCGCTGGCCTACGACAAGTACGCCCGCCGCGGCAGCGCGCTCGGGCCGGAGCCGACCTTCGTCGCCGGCACCTGCACGCCCGATGCGCCGCAGGGCAAGACCACCGCCTCGATCACGGCACCCACCGACACCGCGCCGCTGCTCGGCGCCGGCCTGAAGCGGCCGACCTTCACGCCGCTGAAGTCCTCGTCCTTCTTCCTCGGACAGCGTCCGAAGTCAGACTCCTAA
- the cyoB gene encoding cytochrome o ubiquinol oxidase subunit I — MSPDLLKLIFGRLGLESLPLHEPIVVGTFVVVALGGATLLAGLTYFRLWGYLWREWFTTVDHKRIGIMYMILGIVMLLRGFADALMMRGQQMLAFNGSEGYLNAHHYDQVFTAHGVIMIFFVAMPLVTGLMNYVVPLQIGARDVSFPFLNNFSFWMTVGGAVLVMASLFIGEFARTGWLAYPPLSNIGYSPDVGVDYYIWALQVAGVGTTLSGINLICTIVKLRCPGMTMMKMPVFTWTSLCTNILIVASFPVLTVVLALLSLDRYVGTNFFTNDFGGSPMMYVNLIWIWGHPEVYILVLPAFGIFSEVTSTFSGKRLFGYTSMVYATVVITILSYLVWLHHFFTMGSGASVNSFFGITTMIISIPTGAKMFNWLFTMYRGRIRYELPMLWTIAFMLTFVLGGMTGVLLAVPPADFVLHNSLFLIAHFHNVIIGGVVFGAFAGINYWFPKAFGFKLDVFWGKLSFWFWVVGFYLAFMPLYVLGLMGVTRRLRVFDDPSLQIWFVIAAIGAFLVFLGILSMLMQFAVSFLKREQLKDVTGDPWDARTLEWATSSPPPDYNFAFTPVVHDNDAWWDMKKRGYQRPLTGFRPIHMPSSTGTGIILAGFATAMGFGLIWYIWWLAAASFIAMLVVGIGHTFNYHRDFDIPAEDVIRTEDARTKLLAGAK; from the coding sequence ATGTCTCCTGATCTTCTCAAGCTCATCTTCGGCCGGCTCGGCCTCGAATCGCTGCCGTTGCACGAGCCGATCGTCGTCGGCACCTTCGTGGTGGTCGCGCTCGGCGGCGCCACGCTGCTCGCCGGCCTCACCTATTTCCGCCTCTGGGGCTATCTCTGGCGCGAATGGTTCACCACCGTGGACCACAAGCGCATCGGCATCATGTACATGATCCTCGGCATCGTGATGCTGCTGCGCGGCTTCGCGGACGCGCTGATGATGCGCGGCCAGCAGATGCTCGCGTTCAACGGCTCCGAAGGCTATCTCAACGCCCATCACTACGACCAGGTCTTCACCGCCCACGGCGTGATCATGATCTTCTTCGTGGCGATGCCGCTGGTGACGGGCCTGATGAACTACGTCGTGCCGCTCCAGATCGGCGCCCGCGACGTGTCGTTCCCGTTCCTGAACAATTTCAGCTTCTGGATGACGGTCGGCGGCGCGGTGCTGGTGATGGCCTCGCTGTTCATCGGCGAATTCGCCCGCACCGGCTGGCTGGCTTATCCGCCGCTGTCGAACATCGGCTACAGTCCTGATGTCGGCGTCGACTATTACATCTGGGCGCTGCAGGTCGCCGGCGTCGGCACGACCTTATCCGGCATCAACCTGATCTGTACCATCGTCAAGTTGCGGTGCCCGGGCATGACCATGATGAAGATGCCGGTCTTCACCTGGACCTCGCTCTGCACCAACATCCTGATCGTCGCCTCCTTCCCCGTTCTGACCGTCGTGCTCGCGCTGCTCTCGCTGGACCGCTACGTCGGCACCAACTTCTTCACGAACGATTTCGGCGGCAGCCCGATGATGTACGTGAACCTGATCTGGATCTGGGGCCACCCCGAGGTCTACATCCTGGTTCTCCCCGCCTTCGGCATCTTCTCGGAAGTCACCTCGACCTTCTCCGGCAAGCGCCTGTTCGGCTACACCTCGATGGTCTACGCCACCGTGGTCATCACCATCCTGTCGTACCTGGTGTGGCTGCACCACTTCTTCACGATGGGCTCTGGCGCCAGCGTCAACTCGTTCTTCGGCATCACCACGATGATCATTTCGATCCCGACGGGCGCGAAGATGTTCAACTGGCTGTTCACGATGTATCGCGGCCGTATCCGCTACGAGCTGCCGATGTTGTGGACGATCGCCTTCATGCTGACCTTCGTGCTCGGCGGCATGACCGGCGTGCTGCTCGCGGTGCCGCCGGCCGACTTCGTCCTGCACAACAGCCTGTTCCTGATCGCGCACTTCCACAACGTGATCATCGGCGGCGTGGTGTTCGGCGCGTTCGCCGGCATCAACTACTGGTTCCCGAAGGCGTTCGGCTTCAAGCTCGATGTGTTCTGGGGCAAGCTGTCGTTCTGGTTCTGGGTCGTCGGCTTCTACCTCGCCTTCATGCCGCTCTACGTGCTCGGCCTGATGGGCGTGACCCGCCGCCTGCGCGTGTTCGACGATCCGTCTCTCCAGATCTGGTTCGTCATCGCCGCGATCGGCGCCTTCCTCGTCTTCCTCGGCATCCTCAGCATGCTGATGCAGTTCGCGGTCTCTTTCCTCAAGCGCGAGCAGCTCAAGGACGTCACCGGCGATCCCTGGGATGCGCGCACGCTGGAATGGGCGACCTCCTCGCCCCCGCCGGACTACAACTTCGCCTTCACCCCCGTCGTTCACGACAATGACGCGTGGTGGGACATGAAGAAGCGCGGCTACCAGCGTCCGCTCACCGGGTTCAGGCCGATCCACATGCCCAGCAGCACCGGCACCGGCATCATTCTCGCCGGCTTCGCCACCGCGATGGGATTCGGCCTGATCTGGTACATCTGGTGGCTGGCGGCTGCGAGCTTCATCGCGATGCTCGTCGTCGGGATCGGTCACACCTTCAACTATCACCGCGACTTCGACATTCCGGCTGAAGACGTCATCCGGACCGAGGACGCGCGTACCAAACTGCTGGCCGGAGCCAAGTAA
- the cyoC gene encoding cytochrome o ubiquinol oxidase subunit III yields the protein MTVAVNPAQTGEPLFYLADEHPHPEGYSTSLGFWIYLMSDCLIFAMLFAAFGVLGGNYAAGPAPKDLFELPLVAVNTSMLLLSSITYGFAMLTMQQNKIAQTQMWLAITGLFGLAFIGIELSEFAHMIHEGATPQRSAFLSAFFTLVGTHGLHVSCGLIWLVTLMVQVWKFGLIEANRRRLMCLSMFWHFLDVVWIGVFTFVYLLGVLR from the coding sequence ATGACTGTTGCTGTCAATCCCGCCCAGACCGGCGAGCCGCTCTTCTATCTCGCCGACGAACACCCGCATCCGGAAGGCTACAGCACCTCGCTCGGCTTCTGGATCTATCTGATGAGCGACTGTCTCATCTTCGCGATGCTGTTCGCCGCCTTCGGCGTGCTCGGCGGCAACTACGCCGCCGGCCCCGCCCCGAAGGACCTGTTCGAGCTGCCGCTGGTCGCGGTGAACACCTCGATGCTGCTGCTGTCGTCGATCACCTATGGCTTTGCCATGCTGACGATGCAGCAGAACAAGATCGCCCAGACCCAGATGTGGCTGGCGATCACCGGCCTGTTCGGCCTCGCCTTCATCGGCATCGAGCTCTCCGAGTTCGCCCACATGATCCATGAAGGCGCGACGCCGCAGCGCAGCGCCTTCCTGTCCGCCTTCTTCACCCTGGTCGGGACCCACGGCCTGCACGTCTCCTGCGGCCTGATCTGGCTGGTCACGCTGATGGTGCAGGTCTGGAAGTTCGGCCTGATCGAAGCCAACCGCCGCCGCCTGATGTGCCTGTCGATGTTCTGGCACTTCCTCGACGTGGTCTGGATCGGCGTCTTCACCTTCGTCTATCTCCTGGGAGTTCTGCGATGA